The Ziziphus jujuba cultivar Dongzao chromosome 1, ASM3175591v1 genome segment TGATTGTAATTACAGGTTTGGTGACTGTTTCAGCTATGTTGAGTAATAAAACAAGGCTATGTTAAAAGTTGTTAGCTCTTATGGATTTTCAGTTTGCCTGTTTAGTCCAGCAATTTGTATGCTTTTCAGCATTTTGTTCATCTTAATGAGCAAAGTCTAAGTATCAAAGGAATGAGAAGGAAGATGCTAATGAAAGGTTAAATGTGCCAGTGATACCTTTTGAGAAACCCAAAATAGAATTTATGGCAATACAAGAAAAGGAATAACATCAAAGGCAgagatttaattttaaaaaagtcaaaatgaaCATTGTTTACTTTTTCACCATCCTTATTATAACATATGGAGACAAAACTCTATATAACCATTGCCAAGAATATCTTCAAGCCATCCACTGGGCTTGCAAAATCATACAAAAGATTGAGAGAGAAGGGGATTACACCAGCACATCTGAAATTCAGTCTGGGTGTAGAGAGGACATTTTGTCCTCCAAGACTTTCACAATTATTGcactttttctttcaaattataaaattctctTGCATTGCTCTTAAACCAtcactctcttcttcttcttcttcttttttttaatcaatttagtcCGATAatgcggttttttttttttttctttcttttaatgatttcgacaaaactaataataaaaactgtACAAAAAtaggattaaaaaattataaccagAGTTGGTTATTTTGTGCATATGGTGAATTTTTAACATTTCATTTGTCAAAATGTATGATTGAACTAAATTGTTAAGACAAACAAAAATTAGGAGATAATACGATAGTTTTAAAAGTTTAAGAGGTACCAAAAATGTGAGAGATCAAAGATGACATGGAAGTGTAGGCTCAGCAAATGAAATTGCAAAACTTATTCTTTGCTTGAAGAGTCAAATTTATCCCCTTTGCTAGCAACAGTGTCCAACTATAATTCATTATTGCACTGGTCCTACATTCTTATAGTTTTACACAATTTGATATATTGatctcagatttttttttttttttttttttttttttttaagttctacATTGCAAATTGAGTAAAACCGATAGAGAAGTAAAGGAAACAGAAATTACAGAATGAATGTAAAACATAATTCCTGTGGGCTATGGTAACTTTTGggtaacaataaaataaattactttttatctttttatttttcttcttcaaaataaattttactccAATATGACTAAGGAATTCGGTGGGcactgatttattttattttatttttgaattgtgCCTTGCTAATAAATTTAATGGGTAAATATCGTTATATATCCTTCTATTTTGCTACTTTTctaatattacatttttattatgaaaGATATCAGCATAATttctttacattttattttcattccaATATagtactattttttaaaatttttaccaatagaattaaaatttaattatctacccttctaattaaattttttttttttttacccattGATCttacaaataacaaataatgaaaattaattaataaaaatagtatgatcaaatttataattaacttgttaattttttttttaagaaaaacatagtttcaaatatatttaatgcaTTTGAAACAATCATGATTATCACATAtaatttgttactttttttttgttactttttttttataaactggAAGGGAGAGATTTTAATACcaatatttttaagatttaatgatttgtgtgtgtgtgtgtgtgttgcaCTCGCGCAAACgtgtctttcattttttttaaaagtacttAGAgatcatatataaaataaaatataaaaaccatagaagtgaaaaaaaaaaaaaaaaacctaagtaAAATGAAAggtaaataggttaatttttaactttaaaagataaaatttttataaaacgatgctatatttaaacaaaaatgaaaatataatgaTGTTATACTGGTATTTCTTGTAATATAAATGTAGtattaaaacaataacaaaataagaGGGATTACAAtgatatttactttaaaattaataacaacatAATTGATATTGACAATGAacaatttaccaaaaagaaaaaagaaaaatagaatatcaaaattgagttttgatatttaatatcGTTGATGATGATATCGTCATTTctttaataataacttttaattaaaatatttaattttattaatttaatttataaaattttaaaataaattctttaataataataataataataaaaatcaaatagaattttttattaaaacataattCAGCAATTATAATCCATGATCTTAACCTAAAAGACAATactgcattttaatttttaaaaatcttttaaataaaaagttgaggttttctttaaaaaaataaaaataaaaataaaaataaaataaaataaataaatttcaaccATTTGAAAAGTAGAGAATATAAAAACCATAGAATGTGGAAAGTTGAGTGCAAGCGGTGGTGATGGACCGTGGCTGACACGTGCCTGGGAGTCTACAAAGCAAAAGCATCGTGGTGTCTGATTGGACAActgaattgataaataaataaaaggacaTGTTTGACCTTGATTTTCCATGAAAGTCTACGATTTCAATGGCTACTGAAAGAAATAGCCCTAAAGGCGGTTTACACAGGAaacattccaacacacattccTCATTCTCAGTTTCTCCTTCACAAAGTTCACCGCCCCTCTGACCTACTCAAAAAGCTTCCAACACACCCTTTTCTGTTTCTCACTCTTCGTCTTCAATTTCgttacctctctctctctcgagcTCCAGAAAAACCCCCAACTTCTCCACAACCTCCGCAAGTTTTAAATTCTCAAAATCTTTTTGGTGTAAAACCGCGTCTTCAGCTATCGAGTTCGGGTGGATAGAAAGATGTCTGAGAAATTCTCTCCGACGCTTCGGATTGGAGATCTAAGCGATTTCATAGCGCCGTCTCAGGCTTGTATAGTCTCTCTTAAGGGACTCAAATCTTCCTCCTCCAATCCTTCAGCTAATAAACCTGAGGTATTTCTCTTTccttaaaagtatatatatttatatatattattaatttattgttttttcgcTAATACTCGCAAATGTCCCAAAAAaatgtttgtttctttttcctgATTTTGTAGTAAGAAAATGATTCATTTTTGGTTAATGATTTTATGTAAGTTGGCTCGAATAGTTGTTAGGGTTCTGTGAGCTGAATTCAGCTAATTTAtggactttttttaatttttttggctgAAGGTTTCGACTTCTAACCAGCAATTGAAAACAGAACCGGTAAAGATTTCGCTCAAGGATTGCTTAGCATGCAGGTAAATTTATCTCTCTTAAAAACTCTTACTGGTTGGCGTATTTATTTGTGTAATCTAAGTGATACTGATGGAAACTTAAGGAATTTTTGAAGTATCAATTTCCATTTTCTAATCATATTCAAGTTATTGACGACTCAATTGGATTAGAATTTGTTGAAATACTTAGTACCCCTTTGTGTTGCAGGTTGAACTGGATTGAATTGGATTATTTTAAGTTTAGACCAATCGTATtggagtatttaaaatttatctcaATATGATTGGACAAGACTTCCAGCAGTCCAGTCCAATCCAATCCCGTCGTGCAACACAAACGGTCCTTTatgttttgataaaaatttttggTCGGATTGTACTGTTCTTGTGTCATAGTTCAACCATTGGCTTCTCGGGGAATGGTCATTCTAAGATCAACTTCGAGGTTGTTTTGCATTGAATACCTTGtgtaaatatttcttatattgcATTAACAACCATACCGATGTAATAATAGATGCTTTGAGAGTGTAATGCATGGATCTATTTCACTGAAGTTCCTGTTAGGCACCATAATTGTCAGATGACATGTCACCGCCCACTGTTCTCTCTAcctacaaagaaaaataaaacttagttAGGGGAAAAAGGAGTTACTTGTGGGTTTGATAATATATGTAGTTTTTCCTGGTTCTAAATTTTCAAGTTGTCAAGCAACCAGTTGGCTTAAATAGTTATCGCTTCAAAACTATTCTCTCTATGAGTTTTAGATAACTTGTCAAGGTTGTTCATttggaattcttttttattctttgaaaaGAAGAGCTCTTATTTTCCATTCCAAAAGATTGTTATGATCTAATATGTCAATGCAGTGGGTGTGTCACATCAGCAGAGACCATTATGCTGGAAAAGCAAAGTTTGGATGAGTTTCTTTCTAATGTCAATAAAGGGAAGCCAGTAATCGTCTCCCTCTCTCCGCAGTCAAGAGCTTCACTTGCAGTTCATTTTGGCATTTCACCACTTCAGGTGAGGATAGGTCTAGTTCCCTTGTACTATTAGAGAGATGCGCAGAGGTATTGTTCAAGCATTTTTGGGAACAATGGCTTCTAATGCTggatgtattttttatttttcaggttTTTAAGAAACTCACAACACTTTTTAAGTCCTTGGGCGTAAAGGCTGTATTTGATACAAGTTGCAGCAGAGATTTAGCCCTAATCGAAACTTGTAACGAATTCATTGCATGGTACAAAAAAAGCCAAATGAATGATGATGAAAGATGTAATACCTCCCTACCCATGCTTTCATCTGCATGTCCAGGTATATACTAGAACCTTTAAGTTGTGTGCCTATTACATTTCATCCTTCTCTTTCCCCTCTTCCTAAACAAGCACCCACAAAATATAAACCCATGTTTAATACTTCTCTGCCTGGTGAAGGGAGGCAAATTGTTGTTTTGATGTGCTAAATGAAATTCTTTCTTGTGTTACAGGTTGGATATGCTATGCTGAAAAACAATTGGGTTCCTATATTCTGCCCTATATATCTTCAGTTAAGAGTCCCCAGCAAACTATTGGGGCTATTGTGAAAAATCTGATATGCCAACAAATGGATCTCAGGTGATTTTTCAGTCCTTAAGTGAACCATTATCAAAATTGTAATGCATACACACATAAAGAGATAGGTCACCATGTATGGTAATCATTTTAGTTACCTTTGCTTTCTCACTAAAACTTGTCAAATGACAATATAATgataatttatacattattcAATCAACATGTAGCtgtcttttttatttcatgtcaattaaatatgaaatacaCGCATAAAGAGATAGGTCCATGTATAGTAATCATTTTAGTTACCTCTGCTTTCTTACtgaaacttataaaataataatgtaatgataatttatacattattaaAGCAACATTAGCTATCTTTTTTGTTCCCCAGTTCATGTCTATTAAATATGAAATGGATTTGTTTCCCTAAAAAAAAGCATAAGTGACGTTGAATTATTGTCCAACGTTTTCTTTAGTCCTTATATGATTGCTATGTTGTCTTTGCTTTAGTATGCCTTAAGAGTATGaagccatttttatttttatttatttatttattttttatgtgggTGTGGAAGGTAGGAGTATGAAGCTTAAAATATCCAGCTTATATGCATGCTTGAATGGTTTAATTAAGAGTTCTTGCATTTTGTTTGCGTATGCTTGAATGGATATGATTGGTTGATGTTTCTTTAATAGGCCAGATGAAGTTTACCATGTGACTGTAATGCCTTGTTATGATAAAAAGCTTGAGGCTTCCAGAGATGACTTTGTTTTTCAAGTTGAGTCTGAGGCCAAAGCTAGTGAGAATGAAGGTATTAAGATTACAGAGGTAGATTCAGTGTTGACTTCTGGGGAAGTTTTGGAGTTGATACAGGTATGACAGGCTGTTCTGGTAGTTTTTATGTCCTCTTTGTTAAGTCAATTATTCTGAGAGATATTGACATATTTTAAGTAACTATTTTGACATCATATATTTGCAGTTAAAAGGAGTGGACTTCAAAGCCTTAGAAGAGTCTCCTCTGGATAGGATGTAAGAACTTTTGTTTCCCTCGTAGGCTTCTTCATCTTGCCCAAGTTGTTATTTACTGATAGGTTTATTTTTGTCATCTTGCTGCAGGCTGACGAATGTTACTGAAGAAGGGGAACTTTATGGAGTATGTGGCAGCTCGGGAGGTTATGCAGAAACTGTTTTTAGATATGCTGCTAAACTTCTATTTGGAAAAGAAATCAAAGGCCCTCTGGATTTTAGAACTATTAGAAATTCAGATTTccgggaagtaactttggaagTAAGTCAAGTTCTTTATAACTTTGTTCGTAATTTCAAGGCTTATGAGGAAGTTTCATTAtacaactttcttttttttcccctaaaaaatttcattttagaaCTTACGCTCTCTGAAAATGGCCATATTGATATTTCTGCATAAATAAGGATGGcaattatagttttatttttttgttttttattttttatttttttaatttttggatcaAAGGTAATTAAAGTTTGAATACCTACTCAATGTAATGGAACCTGATTTTGCTCGGTTACTGgtttataaagtttttataaaattaccAAGCTTCTGGAGGGTTTCATATTTCAAGTTTGCATTTTGTTGCTTGTCACATTTAAAATAATGTGCTGTCTTTTAATGAAGGTGGAAGGGAAAACAGTGTTGAAATTTGCATTATGTTATGGTTTCCGGAATCTGCAAAACATTGTGAGGAAGATTAAAATTGGAAAATGTGATTATCATTTCCTGGAGATTATGGCATGTCCTTCAGGTATTTACCTCTCTctccttgtttatttatttattcttttcatgTTTTGCCCTATGAATTCATAACaaactttcttccttttttcatgCTGTATACTTTATATATTCAACTCAAGAGTTATTTGCAAACTGGAAATTTGGAGGTAATATTGACAGAAATATGATTTGATAAAACAGGTTGCTTGAATGGTGGAGGACAAATTAAGCCAAAGCCTGGGCAATCCGCGAAGGATCTGATTCAGTTGTTAGAAACTGTCTATATGGAAAATGTAAGTTCGATTTGCTCAATTCTTATTGAGACTTAATTATGACATTCTTGGCTCAACTTGCTATATTAGGCATTCATGTTTTAGTATATTCTTTTTTCCTATTATTTACTTGGCCAACAATATCCATTTTTGGTTCTAAATTCTGAATCCTCTCACAcaagtaaaaaattattagagcAGACTTGCAACCTGCTGGTTATATGACTTTCAATTATGTATAGGTGTCTCtttaaaaaacacacacacacccaaatTGACATAGTAAATTAGGTCCCATGTTTGGTATTATTTCATGTCTAGTGAGTAATGTTTTATTAGAAAAGCTTCCCAACTTCTTAATGATCCTGGTTTGTGTGCTTGTGTTTTTCATATAGACTCCTATGATAGATGTAGTTGAGATGATCCCATTCTATGTTCATTGCTTTTTATGTGTTTGATTTTGTATGCTTGTTTGTTTAACTTTCCTTTGCTGGCATCATGAGGCATAGTGAATCTTCTGTTTGTTGATTGGTTCTTCTTTTTACTATTTATACAGGTTCTGGTGGCTGATCCTTTTTCAAATCCCTTCGTCAAAAGATTATATGATGAGTGGCTTGAGCAACCTGGTTCAGAGAAGGCTAAGAGACACATGCACACAGAATACCACCCTGTGGTAAAAAGCATCACAGCGCAGTTGCACAATTGGTAACAATTTTGAGCTGCATTCCGGAGGAGGTGGCAACCTGGGGGAAAAAGTCTCTCCTTTGACCAAAAACGGCACAAAACCCTGTGGCCAATCACTTGTTCATGTGGTTGCTCTTGTGGAGTCCAATTTTGATAGAGTAATCAGATAACTTTATTCACTTTTTTGACGTTATGTAAATATTTCAACTCTGTTAGATgtaagggaggaaaaaaaaaaaaaaaaaaagaaaaagaaaaaaagcaatcaCACGTAGATTTTAGCtaccatctttttatttttatttttatttttcctaatgatttccttttctctttttgaaagaaattgttTGTCGTTTACCACATGAGAGGTTCTGAGTCAGGGTTACCTGCATTCGTTTACTTTTATTCATGTCTCTGTACGATTGAAGAAGTTGGGGGAGCGAGGAGGCATTTGCTCTTGGAAAGAGGAAGAAACAGTAGCCTTATACTTGTCCATTAtgatgtaatattgttattattattaatttccttTGTTGAGGTGAAATTACAGAAATTGTAGAGAGGCTGTGCCTCTCATATGcctagttattatttatgcatttgttcATTTGTTCATGCAAGGGGTCGTTTGAGATCTTTATATCGGGCCAGTCTaattcttcatcttttttttttttttttttttttttttcattatactGCCTTTCTTTGGGCATTTAGTACCATTTGTacccataaataataaatatatgttatgTACATTTGTTTCTGTTGGTACGaatgtgttttgtttttgttgttccGAATGTATTTCGGAAAGTTCATTACAGCTGCCAAAGTTTAAATCAAGACACCAAAggttaaaaggaaaagaaataaagtatACACACTAATAATGTGCATAGTCGGTAATAATGCCCGTATATGCGAGAGCAAGACGTATAATTTGGAATTAAGCgtcaaagtttcaaaaaaaaaacaaaaaaaaaaggttggtgGCAATGTTATGTAAGAATATGAGAACgaaatgtatttaaaaattgCTTTGCATCCCACAGCgaaagataaaaatgaaaattgctcttcattaattttatatCCCATATTTCCAGGTGATGATGGCTTTGTGGGGTAGCGTagagtgtttttattttttttattttttattttttgtccgaaaattttaatttattattgattgtGGCGTACggaattcattttaaaaattagaaatttagaaTTAATACACAAATACCGTGCTGGTTTTAGACCCTGGGATTAGGATAATCCTAATAGGATTTAGGTCACGTAGTTTtttaggaggaaaaaaaaagtatatataagtAGTTAGTTTTGGTTTCAAAACCACTTCATTTCTTTacgtttttttttccttccatcgATCACTAAAAACCAGCAAAAATGGTAAACGCCTCTGTAATCTCTCTGTGCCTCGGTTTTTTCGTCTTCTTAAAATTGTTTTGcctattaattttcttttgtcgaTTATGCTTTTCCTCTTTTCCAATTTAACCTACCTTGTTCTGAATTTTATCATGTGACCTGCAAAATTTACTGACAAATCTTtttgtttctatattttttgGGGATTAGGGTTCTTGTTAGTATCGCAGAATTTCTTTCCTAAAAAGATATAATTTTgattccttaattgttatttatttattttttgtttttgcaatttCAAGATTATGAGTAAATCAGCTTGCATGTTAGGTGTGGATGGGTTGTGAAACATACCCAATTTACTTCatggttgctggaaattttttcTTGAAGCTCCAAATCATATGATTGTAGTTAGGAATccggagggaaaaaaaaaaaaaaaaaatacaaagatctTAGTTTAActgatgataattaaaaaaaaaaaaaagtagaagaatGCATATTCTAGGTATTCAGAAGATTTAatgtttctatttcttttctctctctttctttagtGGATTGCAAATTAACTCTCAATATATGATGAATTTTATTGATTGAAATATGTAGTTGATCTTTTAACATCGCGGTGTCTCCTTTTGATGCCTAAaagcttctttttcctttttcgtgTACGAATTTATACTTTCACGTAGCAATAAGTGGTGAAAATTTCTCTTGACTATAAGCTATTCTATGTTAGAATTCACTTTTTACTTTTACAAAGTTCCTTAAAGATATGAGTCTTATAGTTTGCGAAAGTCTCCATGTGGTCCTGTGAATTTTAAGGGGAATATATTTTGGTAGGAAACAAGCCCAACTCATTGTTTGGGAATTGCAACTCTTGATTTGCTAGTTAACCTTGAAAAAAAGCAGAAAAAGGAGGAAGACTATATTGTATCTCAGTTCATCTGCTGTTTGATAATTGCTTCTGCTAATAGATTTGATATTTCTGGAAACCTTTTTAGCTTTATCAGATCATATCTTTcagaattttcattttatattgggATGGAAATAATTGAATTGTGAATTTACTTGAGTGATTTGTTATTTCCAAGATGGTGCAAAAGAACTTCTATTTATTCTTCTTTGAACTTGACAGACCACCTCAAAGCGCCTAGCTGAAAAGAAAGTTGCAAAGTTTCAGAAGAACATCACGAAGAGGGGATCAGTTCCTGAAACCACAGCAAAGAAAGGATATGACTACCCAGTTGGGCCTATCCTACTAGGATTTTTTGTGTTTGTGGTTATCGGATCATGTATGTACCCTCTGCCATGTCTTTGAGCTCTATACTTCTGCACTCTCTATTTAGCAAATGTCTTATTAATGTATACTTTTCTATCATTCTGAGTGTCTTTTACTTCGTAATATTGTGATATGGACTTCTCTGAAGCAtgtatgtatttgttttttacTAGTCTATAAATTGTCTGCGAATTCTACTATTTGGTGTTCTTTTTAATTATGTGGGGTTATGAGGTCTTGTACTCACTAAactcaataaaacaaaaaaagtcttCGTGGGGCAGGCACACTCTGCATGTCCTGTGGTAGTGTCACTTAATGCTATTGTAGTAGGGTATGGATATAATGTTGATCTATCTTGTGTTAAAAAGTGACATTCCAAGTGATTCTCTGCGGAGGTAAACcgataaatacatttttttaggTGGTTATACTTTTGTCCTTGTACTGAACTGGTTGCAGCTGTTAGAAATAATCTGCAAAAGATTATGAATTACTTGACTCTCTACCCTTGTTTTGCAGCCTTGTTTCAGATAATTAGAACAGCTACAAGCGGTGGAATGGCTTGAGGAAAAGGAGTTGTATGTATTCTAAAGGTCATGTAACTTATGTGTTTTTACGTATGAAATGGCATCTTAAATAGTGAAGTTGAgacaagattttattttattttttttcaataatgaaTAAACTAAATCTCCTGCCTCTATCTGAAAGGTCTTCATAGTATATATCATTGTCTTAATTCGACATCTGAGTTCAAAATATTAGGTGGGAAGATGACATCTCACTTGCATTAACAATAAGAGAAGTGAATCTCCTTGGTGAGAGGATATAACTTGCATTAAGAGAGTGAATTTGACTTACATGATAGTTTGGAATACGTGATGTACTTATAACACGAAGTAAAACAGGGGAaacataaaaatgtttttgttttggtgaaCAGGGAAAACCAACAATATGGCTAGTGTTCACAAATGCTTCTATAACATTTCCAAATTTCCTTGCCATTTGTCATACAGAACCGTAATAAACAGtggcaagaaaaacaaaatacctTCCTGCCAAAAAGTAATAATGCAGCCCATACAAATCAAAGCTTTTCTCATGAGGACCTTAAAAGGGCTCGTCTCAAAATCGACAACTTGTACAATATTGTCTACTTGTAATTTCTTATGCTTGTGACGAGAGCCTTACATTTCTGGTCGGCCTATCTTATGCATGAGAGTATATTGAACCTGACCAGAATTATGGTCCATACAACCTGACaaaggtaataataataacaataaaagaaacagaagagaaagagaggagaaaTACATATGATTCACAAATGAGAAGGTGAGAGAAATGAGTCAATAAAGTTTATGGTGCATTTGTTTTCCATATATGCATTTTGTTTCGTCTGATCTTCGAGCTGCTCTGGGCATTGTAGTTTCCGTTTTAGGATGCTGGCAACAATCAGAACTTTTGGACAACTTCCTTGAAGAGTTAAATCCAAACTCCATTTCGATTTCTGATAAGTTTTTATCATCTGGAGAATCAGCATATCCCATTGCGTGGAATTCCTGTAATGCGTCAAAATCTCAATTAAACAATCTTGATTGTCTTACTTTGGATAAAGTGATCAAAAGAGGCAAGCATGATAAAACAACCTTATATGAAGCACTGTGTTACAGTTAAACAGGATGTCAAGCATGATAAAACATACCTTGGATCTTCTTTTAGCAAAATAGGGTGTCAAACAAGGATTTAAATCCTTGAGAAACATGTCATCTGGACTTCTGGGGCTGGTTGGATCACCAGAGCTATACTCCTGAGATAATCGaataaatttcctttttaatttgtaCAATCAGTATTAGACAAAGGTAAAAGCGAGGTCCTAATATCTAGGATGGTGAAATGATGATAACTAGAAAGCCGTTGCCTTTTTCTTTCATGGCATGCTTACCAAAGAATCTGATGCCCCTTCCCGATTATATGTTGGTGTTCTTGGAGAACTGTCGTGGTGTTGAAAACGAGCCC includes the following:
- the LOC107415292 gene encoding protein NAR1 codes for the protein MSEKFSPTLRIGDLSDFIAPSQACIVSLKGLKSSSSNPSANKPEVSTSNQQLKTEPVKISLKDCLACSGCVTSAETIMLEKQSLDEFLSNVNKGKPVIVSLSPQSRASLAVHFGISPLQVFKKLTTLFKSLGVKAVFDTSCSRDLALIETCNEFIAWYKKSQMNDDERCNTSLPMLSSACPGWICYAEKQLGSYILPYISSVKSPQQTIGAIVKNLICQQMDLRPDEVYHVTVMPCYDKKLEASRDDFVFQVESEAKASENEGIKITEVDSVLTSGEVLELIQLKGVDFKALEESPLDRMLTNVTEEGELYGVCGSSGGYAETVFRYAAKLLFGKEIKGPLDFRTIRNSDFREVTLEVEGKTVLKFALCYGFRNLQNIVRKIKIGKCDYHFLEIMACPSGCLNGGGQIKPKPGQSAKDLIQLLETVYMENVLVADPFSNPFVKRLYDEWLEQPGSEKAKRHMHTEYHPVVKSITAQLHNW
- the LOC107415498 gene encoding uncharacterized protein LOC107415498; the encoded protein is MTTSKRLAEKKVAKFQKNITKRGSVPETTAKKGYDYPVGPILLGFFVFVVIGSSLFQIIRTATSGGMA